Proteins encoded in a region of the Magnetococcales bacterium genome:
- a CDS encoding ferredoxin--NADP reductase: protein MSEDAYNATLVRRIDISSRLAIFRIRPDAPLPEFTPGQFLVLGLTRATPRRADTEPEEVLPEKADRLVKRTYSISSASQHTEEVEFYIALVSDGVLTPRLFTRQEGDRLFMNRDPKGLFTLDRVPEGANILLVATGTGLAPYMSMLRSLALGEGGPSRPMAVLHGAAFSWDLGYRNDLEALQHACPRFRYIPVVSRPREDTAWSGLTGRLTPWLEDLPALSARCGFTLVPGECHIFLCGHPQLVEDGLRILGEQGFDPGKPREPGTLHAERYW, encoded by the coding sequence ATGTCCGAAGATGCCTACAACGCCACCCTTGTGCGACGCATCGACATTTCGTCGCGATTGGCCATTTTCCGCATCCGTCCCGATGCCCCTCTGCCCGAATTCACCCCCGGCCAGTTCCTGGTCCTGGGTCTGACCCGGGCCACGCCCCGACGCGCCGATACCGAACCGGAAGAGGTGCTTCCGGAAAAGGCCGATCGTCTGGTCAAACGCACCTACTCCATCAGCTCCGCCTCGCAACACACGGAGGAGGTGGAGTTTTACATCGCCCTGGTCAGCGATGGCGTTTTGACGCCACGCCTCTTCACCCGCCAGGAGGGGGACCGGCTGTTCATGAACCGGGATCCCAAGGGCCTGTTCACCCTGGACCGGGTTCCCGAGGGGGCCAACATTCTGCTGGTGGCCACCGGCACGGGCCTGGCGCCCTACATGAGCATGCTGCGCTCCCTGGCCCTGGGGGAGGGGGGGCCGTCGCGTCCCATGGCGGTTCTGCACGGGGCGGCCTTCTCCTGGGACCTGGGGTATCGCAACGATCTGGAGGCGTTGCAACACGCATGCCCCCGGTTCCGCTATATCCCGGTGGTCTCCCGACCCCGGGAGGATACCGCCTGGAGCGGACTGACCGGCCGTCTGACCCCCTGGCTGGAAGATCTCCCGGCCTTGTCCGCCCGCTGCGGCTTTACCCTCGTTCCGGGGGAGTGCCACATCTTTCTCTGCGGCCATCCCCAACTGGTGGAAGATGGTCTGCGCATCCTGGGTGAACAGGGCTTCGACCCCGGAAAGCCCCGCGAACCGGGCACGCTGCATGCGGAACGCTATTGGTGA